The proteins below are encoded in one region of Salvelinus sp. IW2-2015 unplaced genomic scaffold, ASM291031v2 Un_scaffold4201, whole genome shotgun sequence:
- the LOC112077014 gene encoding LOW QUALITY PROTEIN: structure-specific endonuclease subunit SLX4 (The sequence of the model RefSeq protein was modified relative to this genomic sequence to represent the inferred CDS: inserted 2 bases in 2 codons; deleted 2 bases in 1 codon; substituted 1 base at 1 genomic stop codon) — MDDSDQDFVDLCSKLLKRVRRKAGVTEKRSVAEPSSQDTAKEIPTKRVTTRRKKKDVGPSSKGALGNNSEHVSSISTTCDEPNRLPSNTDKSKQAVVNGGIELGVGENGSSVAVDVAGSQPEDRGMGVKEKVLHRMQQFKRVNPQKLVHGERNPPAATGSESDSAAPHPLPDNEVPSTSASTPLPLDPQVDDSDEALALRLQEELDREAQAVAQGSAVDLEQGGLFFCQLCQKDLSAMSPTGRTQHINRCLDESEDSAAPAPPPAPSVPECPICGKRFKSQKSRAAHLKRCSSTMGVAPAVLLQAVQRQVAEDLTDSTANQPPQAGGSKRKGSTDPSLPGRKKPRKKPRGLDEDTMVAMALSHSLLEQEKEMERDMQRELQREWREGGQQLPALLPHISLSPLKWRAEPVRQVSKGRGKRKKGAPPSPPPLLLVQASETALRRLQERVAGLLLRTRAPSPPTHTLPQLPALLRTGAGPLWQKSALRDGGRRSSLSFTPPPELSHELSSRTDMVCPTKAMPVSSTNLSITEGISMTNPSSLPSTPGTGHLPVGSQTLCDLMELADEGMTLNXWGYSTPGPARDKENTAADFHLSXFVPESTDEPPDLCLSGFIPESIRNTESHQMRCVPQSRDTNRSNQKSVALSRLASDLTSMVNNPQFSDVQLQVDSGEVYFTHSFMLYARCPLLAQMVHDSGFGVQEDCMPSAQRVLLGEVPGQAVYTLLQYLYTAHCPLTRTLLPHVQELAARFNLEELQQLCQLXPAQTDIHRGVEGQGDQWGDYPAQEHQSGGEEEHQDQVFMELLRSMWNEEEVEEDEDRGEEGGIAMEEEERGDGMMIEDGETNEERVNEEEMEEIYEFAATQRKRDEGKESEKEESEEEEEGGVTFFTETEEEQEAPIQAHSMAEHSDKGELTCMTSPQTKPPSLEADIAIGDIDTDRGNPNRIKTDLNKSEGRDPECSRTATMESDRTKQFESNVTSSRSVGEVSTTKSLHDDQELNASLERSYSRLFSDSWGVYETQEEPHTSPPTQPSCHSQPPRAIQKPFCSQPPRTMVVGQPELTSPPSSRSQPTRLRVDGGTRQTAIPTLQYSAIEIIDLSISPPLVPGVAALPVPGLSPGEVTDXGARVRTEGVVGGGKVPVCKELLQEKVPSSPDDLKRESHGPYSISLPVSPPHSTKEEPELIVLSDSSEERRXGIYNLPSPYSTAPPPRLSQNHQGYTPITTQSNTESKKSSSKETIGGSVRVPSVSPSDQGLDPDPPSYKPGSNPGSAGSTSLVDCSAEMSWFIPATPPLPSRRTSSSSTQTFSSMHRTQLFPKANSSSSSSAASVFSSPTLPFRPSRQTSNPPRVSTHSAQTESSISRQKSDSRGLRDDRSYQKYNSGSVGSDRAARSPVPSKSQPKRSCFPRLTPSLSVIPPPDPSTKGTPHHNIPQPYSSTPLYSDLPKPSAPSLASPLLRDGEGDNGTRQRGRGLGISGSPWKSGGLGSLGLXEESDEMMKMEELERSVVKEEEQEEEMGEDMERSSNSFQRSFLGMDEPPMAFDDSWGLNAGGGDXDGERSQAVCFSLRLESSGGGASPPRQGRRDGEIAGPSSTFTPSPPLPKAYTTQSCSTPSPPPPNTTTPQANP, encoded by the exons AACCGAGAAGAGAAGTGTTGCAGAGCCCTCGTCCCAGGACACTGCGAAAGAAATACCCACCAAAAGGGTGACGActaggaggaagaagaaagatgtTGGCCCAAGTTCAAAGGGAGCTTTGGGTAACAACTCTGAACACGTTTCCTCCATCTCTACCACTTGTGATGAACCAAACCGACTTCCCTCCAATACAGACAAATCTAAACAAGCAGTGGTCAATGGAGGTATTGAACTTGGTGTAGGAGAGAATGGGTCATCAGTGGCTGTGGATGTTGCTGGGTCTCAACCTGAGGATAGGGGAATGGGGGTGAAGGAGAAAGTGCTACACAGGATGCAGCAGTTCAAGAGAGTCAATCCACAGAAGCTGGTGCATGGTGAGAGGAATCCGCCTGCAGCAACAGGGAGTGAAAGTGACAGTGCTGCTCCCCATCCACTGCCAGATAATGAAG TTCCATCCACCTCCGCCTCCACTCCCCTACCACTGGACCCCCAGGTGGATGACTCGGATGAGGCCCTGGCCCTGCGTCTACAGGAGGAGCTGGACAGGGAGGCCCAGGCTGTGGCCCAGGGTAGTGCAGTGGACCTGGAACAGGGAGGCCTGTTCTTCTGTCAGCTCTGCCAGAAAGACCTGTCTGCCATGAGCCCCACAGGACGCACCCAACACATCAACAG GTGTCTAGACGAGAGTGAGGACAGTGCTGCCCCCGCCCCTCCTCCCGCTCCCAGCGTCCCAGAATGCCCCATCTGTGGTAAACGGTTCAAGTCCCAGAAGAGTCGCGCGGCCCACCTGAAGCGTTGCTCCTCCACGATGGGCGTGGCTCCTGCCGTGCTGCTGCAGGCTGTACAGAGACAAGTTGCAGAGGACCTGACTGACAGCACTGCCAACCAACC tccGCAGGCCGGAGGTTCCAAGCGTAAAGGCTCCACAGACCCCAGCCTCCCGGGCAGGAAGAAGCCCAGAAAGAAGCCCCGTGGCCTGGACGAAGACACCATGGTGGCCATGGCCCTGTCCCACTCCCTCctggagcaggagaaagagatggagcgGGACATgcagagagagttacagagggagtggaga gaaggtggTCAGCAGCTCCCAGCCCTCCTCCCTCACATTTCTCTGTCACCATTGAAGTGGAGAGCTGAACCAGTAAGACAAGTAA GTAAGGGGCGTGGCAAGAGGAAAAAGGGTGCACCCCCCtcgccccctcccctcctcctggtCCAGGCCTCGGAGACAGCCCTGAGGCGACTACAGGAGCGCGTGGCTGGCCTCCTCCTCCGTACCCGCGCCCCCTCGCCGCCCACCCACACGCTGCCCCAGCTCCCTGCCCTCCTGCGCACTGGTGCTGGCCCCCTCTGGCAGAAGAGTGCGTTGCGGGATGGAGGGCGAAGGTCATCTCTGAGTTTCACACCACCCCCAGAGCTCAGTCATGAGTTATCTAGTCGC ACGGATATGGTCTGTCCTACCAAGGCCATGCCTGTATCCTCCACCAACCTTTCCATAACAGAAGGCATCTCTATGACCAA CCCCTCTTCGCTCCCTTCCACCCCAGGGACAGGGCACCTTCCAGTGGGCAGCCAGACTCTGTGTGACCTGATGGAGCTGGCTGATGAGGGAATGACCCTCA CGTGGGGCTATTCTAccccaggacctgccagag ACAAAGAGAACACTGCTGCAGACTTCCACCTAA GCTTTGTTCCTGAGAGCACAGACGAACCCCCTGACCTGTGTCTCAGTGGCTTCATCCCAGAGAGCATTAGAAACACTGAAAGCCATCAAATGAGATGTGTTCCTCAAAGCAGAGATACCAACAGGAGCAACCAGAAATCA GTGGCGCTGTCCAGGCTGGCCTCAGACCTGACCAGTATGGTGAACAACCCCCAGTTCAGTGATGTCCAGCTACAGGTGGACAGTGGGGAGGTGTACTTCACCCATTCATTCATGCTGTATGCTCGATGCCCCCTGCTGGCGCAGATG gtcCATGACAGTGGATTCGGGGTGCAGGAGGACTGCATGCCCTCAGCCCAGAGGGTGTTGTTGGGTGAGGTACCAGGCCAGGCAGTGTATACCCTGCTCCAGTACCTCTACACAGCCCACTGCCCYCTCACACGCACCCTGCTGCCACACGTTCAGGAGCTAGCAGCCAG GTTCAACCTGGAAGAGCTGCAGCAGCTGTGTCAGCTCKACCCAGCTCAGACAGACATCCACAGAGGTGTAGAGGGACAGGGGGATCAGTGGGGAGACTACCCAGCCCAGGAGCACCAatctgggggagaggaggagcacCAAGACCAGGTCTTCATGGAGCTCCTCCGCTCCATGTGGAATGAAGAAGAGGTTGAGGAagatgaggacagaggagaggaaggagggattgcgatggaggaggaggagcgagggGATGGCATGATGATAGAAGACGGAGAGACAAACGAAGAAAGGGTGAAcgaagaagagatggaggagatatATGAGTTTGCTGCCACtcagagaaagagggatgaagggaaAGAGAGCGAAAAGGAAGAatcagaagaagaggaggagggaggagtgacaTTTTtcacagagacagaagaagagcagGAGGCTCCAATCCAAGCTCACTCAATGGCTGAACACTCAGATAAGGGTGAATTAACATGCATGACATCCCCTCAAACAAAACCTCCCAGTTTAGAGGCAGACATAGCTATTGGTGACATTGACACAGACCGGGGGAATCCAAATAGGATAAAAACTGATCTCAACAAATCAGAAGGTAGAGATCCAGAATGTTCTAGAACAGCCACCATGGAGTCAGACAGAACTAAACAATTTGAATCAAACGTCACAAGCTCAAGAAGTGTTGGAGAGGTATCAACGACAAAAAGCCTCCATGACGATCAAGAACTAAATGCTAGTCTGGAGCGTAGCTACAGCCGTCTCTTCTCTGACTCTTGGGGGGTCTATGAGACGCAGGAGGAGCCCCACACCTCCCCACCAACACAACCATCCTGCCACTCCCAACCCCCCAGGGCTATCCAGAAACCCTTCTGCTCCCAGCCCCCCAGGACCATGGTAGTGGGACAGCCAGAACTCACCTCCCCACCATCCTCCCGCTCCCAGCCCACAAGGCTGAGGGTCGATGGGGGTACGAGACAGACAGCGATCCCTACCCTCCAGTACTCAGCCATTGAAATCATTGACCTCTCCATCAGTCCTCCTCTGGTCCCTGGTGTAGCCGCACTACCTGTTCCTGGTTTGTCCCCAGGGGAAGTGACTGACWCCGGGGCACGAGTTAGGACGGAGGGAGTGGTGGGAGGAGGGAAAGTTCCTGTGTGTAAGGAGTTACTCCAAGAGAAGGTACCGTCTAGTCCAGATGACTTaaagagagagagtcatggtCCGTATAGTATTTCTCTACCCGTCTCTCCTCCTCACAGTACCAAAGAAGAACCTGAGCTTATAGTTCTGTCTGACTCTAGTGAAGAGAGGAGGTAGGGGATCTACAACCTACCAAGCCCCTATTCCACCGCACCGCCCCCTCGTCTCTCCCAGAACCACCAAGGCTACACCCCAATCACAACTCAATCCAACACAGAATCCAAGAAATCCAGCTCGAAGGAGACTATTGGTGGTTCTGTGAGGGTTCCTTCTGTCTCACCTTCAGATCAAGGCCTAGATCCAGATCCTCCTAGTTATAAACCAGGTTCTAATCCTGGTTCTGCTGGTTCTACTAGTCTCGTGGACTGTTCTGCAGAGATGTCTTGGTTCATCCCGGCCACTCCGCCCCTGCCMTCCAGGAGGACCAGCTCTAGCTCTACCCAGACCTTTAGTAGCATGCATCGCACTCAGCTTTTTCCTAAGGCcaactcttcttcctcctcttctgcagCGTCAGTtttctcctctcccaccctccctttCAGGCCTAGCCGCCAGACCTCCAACCCACCCAGGGTTTCTACACATTCTGCCCAGACAGAGTCCTCTATTTCTAGGCAGAAATCAGACAGCAGAGGGCTTCGTGACGACCGCTCTTACCAGAAATACAACAGTGGTTCAGTCGGATCTGACCGTGCTGCCCGCTCCCCAGTCCCCTCCAAATCCCAACCAAAACGCTCCTGCTTTCCCCGcctgaccccctctctctccgtcatcCCCCCACCAGACCCCTCCACCAAGGGTACCCCTCACCACAACATCCCCCAGCCATACAGCTCCACTCCCCTTTATTCAGATCTACCCAAGCCCTCTGCTCCATCTCTGGCCTCCCCTCTTCTGAGAGACGGGGAGGGGGACAACGGAaccaggcagagagggagggggctggGGATCTCTGGGAGCCCATGGAAGAGYGGGGGACTGGGTTCTCTGGGCCTGYGAGAGGAATCGGATGAGATGATGAAAATGGAGGAACTGGAAAGGAGTGTagtgaaagaagaagagcaggaggaagagatgggagaAGACATGGAGAGGTCCAGTAACAGCTTTCAACGGAGCTTCCTCGGGATGGACGAGCCGCCCATGGCCTTCGATGACTCCTGGGGCCTAAACGCAGGAGGAGGGGACARGGACGGAGAACGATCCCAGGCAGTGTGCTTCAGTCTGAGGCTAGAGAGCAGCGGCGGTGGGGCTAGTCCTCCAAGACAGGgccggagagatggagagattgcaGGACCATCCTCTACTtttaccccctctcctcctcttcctaaaGCCTACACCACCCAGTCTTGCTCCAccccctctccacctccacccAACACCACTACACCCCAGGCCAACCCA